In one window of Candidatus Scalindua sp. DNA:
- a CDS encoding universal stress protein, with amino-acid sequence MFKKIFIPIDNSRFSEYCSEIGITLARKFDSEVIGGHVYAANLHHQRFKEMESGLPVQYRNEEELKKQREFHNSLIGRGLRMISDSYLDKLEKRCKDNSLPFKRNLQEGKNYIELVNQIIDNHYDLAIIGVRGLGEVSDKVIGSVCERVVRRINADVLIVKNDRPIDGRVLVAVDGSEQSFRSVDIACKLAQNFDIEIDALSVYDPHFHRVAFEGIAKVISGEMETVFKSEEQEELHDNVIDKGLEKIYHDHLQVTIKKTKEYGIDIKTTLLEGKSYDQILKYQDKVKPSLLVIGRTGMHTNKGLDLGSATENILRFADCNVLITKNVMADNVNPFFEKMKEDQGIERDVTVASEVREIAWNEDARLLMSKVPAFVREMVKKEVESYASKNAKSIITGEVVEEAKAKWANVMNIS; translated from the coding sequence TTGTTTAAAAAGATATTTATTCCGATCGATAATTCAAGATTTTCAGAATACTGTTCGGAAATAGGGATAACATTAGCAAGGAAATTTGACTCCGAGGTTATTGGTGGACACGTGTATGCCGCTAATTTACATCACCAGCGATTTAAGGAGATGGAAAGTGGTTTACCGGTACAGTACCGTAATGAGGAGGAGCTAAAAAAACAGAGAGAATTCCATAATTCCCTGATTGGTCGAGGTCTCAGAATGATTTCTGACTCATATCTCGACAAACTCGAAAAGAGATGTAAGGATAATAGCCTACCATTCAAACGGAATTTACAGGAAGGAAAAAATTATATTGAGTTGGTAAATCAGATTATCGATAATCACTATGATTTAGCAATTATCGGTGTAAGAGGACTTGGGGAAGTGTCTGACAAGGTTATCGGCAGTGTCTGCGAGAGAGTTGTCAGGCGGATAAATGCTGATGTTCTAATCGTGAAGAACGATAGACCCATTGATGGCAGGGTACTTGTTGCCGTCGATGGAAGCGAACAGTCTTTCAGGTCGGTTGACATAGCATGTAAATTAGCACAGAATTTTGATATAGAGATCGATGCTCTGTCTGTTTATGATCCTCATTTTCACAGAGTTGCATTTGAAGGTATTGCAAAGGTGATTTCCGGCGAGATGGAAACTGTTTTTAAATCAGAGGAGCAGGAAGAGCTTCATGACAATGTGATCGATAAGGGGCTGGAGAAAATCTATCATGATCATCTGCAGGTTACTATTAAGAAAACAAAGGAGTACGGTATTGATATTAAGACAACACTACTTGAAGGAAAATCGTACGATCAGATTTTAAAGTATCAGGATAAGGTTAAACCTTCGCTTCTGGTGATCGGCCGTACCGGTATGCACACAAACAAGGGTTTGGATCTCGGTAGTGCGACCGAGAACATATTACGCTTTGCAGATTGTAACGTTCTTATTACAAAAAATGTCATGGCTGATAACGTCAACCCTTTTTTTGAAAAGATGAAAGAGGATCAGGGAATTGAAAGAGATGTAACTGTCGCCTCTGAAGTTCGGGAAATTGCATGGAATGAAGATGCAAGATTGTTGATGTCTAAAGTGCCTGCATTTGTAAGAGAAATGGTAAAAAAAGAAGTTGAAAGTTATGCTTCTAAAAATGCGAAGAGCATTATTACCGGGGAAGTTGTCGAGGAAGCTAAAGCAAAATGGGCAAATGTAATGAACATTTCCTGA
- a CDS encoding cytochrome c, giving the protein MRKLIQTTALKFIVVLTASFLVSNIFLRVVISEEAVTEVAVEIKKIILLEEQKPYLTTPKNTFNYYCAPCHGDKGNGKGIYFTIDLEPKPRDLTDVEYMAKLTDDYLLNYIKTGSAAMGKSDLCPPWGGTFDEKRIKEIIGHIRSLTIAKSGSGEKAVTGTEDVAAAKASAADDTPMFIKWGVLIFLCLVCMFAARKEWKKLKSETESK; this is encoded by the coding sequence ATGAGAAAATTAATTCAAACTACGGCTTTAAAATTTATTGTTGTTTTAACAGCATCATTCTTAGTTTCAAATATTTTTCTTCGTGTAGTTATCAGTGAAGAAGCAGTTACAGAAGTGGCTGTAGAAATCAAGAAAATTATCTTGCTTGAAGAACAGAAACCTTATCTAACAACGCCGAAGAATACGTTTAATTATTACTGTGCACCTTGCCATGGAGACAAAGGGAATGGAAAGGGGATCTATTTTACTATAGACCTTGAACCAAAACCAAGGGACCTTACAGATGTTGAATACATGGCAAAGCTGACCGATGATTACCTGCTCAATTACATCAAAACAGGCTCAGCAGCAATGGGAAAGTCAGATTTATGTCCACCATGGGGAGGGACCTTTGATGAGAAGAGAATAAAAGAAATAATCGGTCATATTCGATCACTGACAATTGCAAAATCGGGTAGTGGTGAAAAAGCTGTCACCGGTACTGAAGATGTAGCCGCAGCCAAAGCGTCGGCTGCCGATGATACGCCTATGTTCATTAAATGGGGTGTGCTCATTTTCTTGTGTCTCGTATGTATGTTTGCTGCACGTAAAGAGTGGAAGAAACTGAAATCGGAAACTGAGTCTAAATAG